Proteins from a genomic interval of Crassostrea angulata isolate pt1a10 chromosome 7, ASM2561291v2, whole genome shotgun sequence:
- the LOC128157039 gene encoding isonocardicin synthase-like gives MKQALPKCHTVGQDISPYMVNFAKKRVDEIYCGNAAEPKIADGTADVVFVRFINSEVLKAVVARKMVHPLLRSLKKGGYMVIFGHTPVLVSAADLLMDTGLKIDRCIGGDPKWDGVFQYYVCHKV, from the coding sequence ATGAAACAAGCACTACCCAAGTGTCACACGGTAGGCCAAGACATTAGTCCTTACATGGTTAACTTTGCAAAGAAACGCGTGGACGAAATCTACTGTGGGAATGCCGCAGAACCGAAAATAGCTGACGGCACTGCGGACGTTGTCTTTGTGCGGTTCATAAATTCCGAGGTCTTAAAAGCCGTGGTAGCGAGGAAAATGGTACACCCGCTTCTGAGGAGTTTGAAAAAGGGTGGCTACATGGTTATTTTTGGACACACTCCGGTTTTGGTATCTGCCGCCGACCTGTTAATGGACACCGGACTCAAAATTGACCGCTGTATAGGAGGAGACCCAAAATGGGATGGGGTGTTCCAATATTATGTGTGTCATAAAGTGTAG
- the LOC128155474 gene encoding uncharacterized protein LOC128155474, which produces MARETNANGDNFPGSFLSDLAEILSIVHQDGNKMITDALFLGEITILKQVNNRLPEGPFSESHIVGSAGEGVPSLDIFSNESDVDIMAVARSWFVFERHAPEKARENIQCLQFDDSDTLPGYVKLKLIQEDSNRSTEEVPLFLSSSEVRNNVFDINRDLSSDHMYSQMSRLLGHKLSISWFSNGPSFSASIETDDQNVLTRGLAHVKSVDSVVALKCREWPKIAEEWIERRREFDWPGGALIEEAVEKGCYLVPIGGHQSQCEELEWRISFVLAERLLIRNMNFIQRFVYAILKTIRKEIFGHFSAIISSYIIKTAVLWVSEENDVSNWEPGFVLRYVRLCFLKILNFLQVGFCPNYFMRKCNLLQAKYSENERLGLIYVITDFVNPSRFLITINILKSIDNIRRYMYNYLKMARSHLSLIRNIRNEAAFRFSSEDTINQFMDNVFNGQEEAFPEVAIQTLSLLLTLVKKNSDNLSLTLKETMIEILSCLQIRTASSVTFRNSGPLTLQQRLEILKRLLNDSKLQVPNLSVGGITQVAHAFFSFGCIEHCLELLLPMLETSRSKPQVRMNSYISLFYLILANVCNGDMADSRPAINIQFYPFELPLLTNDIRFEALVLKFQQELYSRRAVGMQQFHFNLTLDPLVYACYMKFKCKRLVGDNIGSCLALKEFEEMVFSGVSHRYVALSLLGCCLYENGHKEKAVSMFGMSIRENKERMATYYHIAILLNREISSNTLIA; this is translated from the coding sequence AACAATCGCCTACCCGAAGGACCGTTCTCAGAGAGTCACATTGTCGGATCAGCGGGCGAAGGTGTGCCGAGTTTGGACATTTTTTCCAACGAGTCTGACGTGGATATCATGGCGGTAGCGAGGTCATGGTTTGTATTTGAAAGACATGCACCAGAGAAAGCACGAGAAAATATTCAGTGCCTGCAATTCGACGATTCGGACACGCTACCAGGGTACGTGAAGCTGAAACTGATTCAGGAAGATAGCAACCGTTCAACTGAAGAAGTTCCACTATTTCTATCAAGCTCTGAAGTACGGAACAATGTGTTTGATATAAACAGAGACCTTTCTTCTGATCACATGTACAGTCAAATGTCTCGACTGCTGGGACACAAATTGTCCATCAGCTGGTTTTCCAATGGCCCGTCGTTTTCAGCAAGTATTGAAACAGACGACCAAAACGTGCTCACTCGTGGGCTGGCACATGTCAAGTCGGTTGACTCGGTGGTTGCATTAAAGTGTAGAGAGTGGCCAAAAATCGCGGAGGAGTGGATTGAAAGAAGAAGAGAGTTTGACTGGCCAGGTGGTGCGCTCATAGAGGAAGCAGTCGAGAAGGGCTGTTACTTGGTACCGATCGGCGGCCATCAAAGTCAGTGCGAGGAATTGGAATGGCGAATCTCTTTTGTTCTTGCTGAACGATTGCTTATcagaaatatgaattttatacaacgttttgtgtatgCGATATTAAAAACAATTCGAAAGGAGATATTTGGGCATTTTTCTGCTATCATTTCTtcatatattattaaaacagCGGTTCTTTGGGTGTCAGAAGAAAACGATGTTTCAAATTGGGAACCTGGATTTGTGCTTAGATATGTGAGGTTGtgttttttgaagattttgaacTTTCTTCAGGTCGGCTTTTGTCCAAACTACTTCATGAGGAAATGCAATTTACTTCAAGCTAAatactctgaaaatgaaaggtTGGGGCTGATATATGTTATTACAGATTTTGTTAACCCTTCGAGATTTCTTATtacaattaacattttaaaatcaatcgaCAATATTCGacgatatatgtacaattatttaaaaatggcTCGTTCACATCTAAGTTTGATCAGGAATATTCGGAATGAGGCAGCCTTCAGATTTAGTTCAGAAGATACAATAAACCAGTTTATGGACAACGTTTTCAACGGCCAGGAGGAAGCCTTCCCCGAGGTCGCCATTCAAACCCTGTCTCTATTGCTCACTCTGGTGAAAAAGAACTCGGACAACTTGTCTTTGACACTGAAAGAAACGATGATAGAAATTTTATCATGTTTGCAAATTCGGACTGCGAGTTCAGTCACCTTTAGAAATTCTGGCCCGTTAACGTTGCAACAACGGCTTGAAATACTCAAACGTTTATTGAACGACTCCAAATTGCAGGTGCCGAATCTCTCCGTTGGAGGAATAACACAAGTAGCGCATGCGTTCTTTTCGTTTGGGTGCATCGAACACTGTTTGGAATTGCTGTTACCAATGTTAGAGACGAGTCGTTCAAAGCCACAAGTTAGAATGAACAGCTATATATCACTTTTTTACCTGATACTAGCGAATGTGTGTAATGGAGACATGGCTGATTCTCGCCCGGCTATCAACATTCAATTCTACCCCTTTGAGTTACCATTGCTTACTAATGATATCCGTTTTGAGGCCCTGGTGTTGAAATTTCAACAGGAGCTTTATTCGAGAAGGGCTGTAGGAATGCAACAATTTCATTTCAACTTAACGCTCGACCCATTGGTGTATGCTTGctacatgaaatttaaatgcaaGCGTCTTGTTGGAGACAACATTGGATCGTGTCTGGCACTCAAGGAGTTTGAAGAAATGGTTTTCAGTGGAGTTTCTCATAGATATGTAGCACTTAGTCTACTTGGATGCTGCCTCTATGAAAATGGACACAAAGAGAAGGCGGTATCAATGTTTGGAATGTCAATCCGGGAGAATAAGGAGAGAATGGCAACGTACTATCATATCGCCATATTGCTTAATCGTGAAATAAGCTCAAATACTTTGATAgcctga